Proteins from a single region of Thunnus albacares chromosome 14, fThuAlb1.1, whole genome shotgun sequence:
- the LOC122996601 gene encoding TBC1 domain family member 12-like, with protein METTGENGGSFAVDLNENEEEEGGGGGGRGAGHTSYTALKDRGRALLAGVSGGQEAGKGRVYVSGNVNGRNVNRDGPVQQREIVLDLVSAEKFLPARLADSGEHRGLNGFTEALGEEQPGMVGQEEPEEPGIVGREEPGIVVDPVIRESEGETPGEEATDGGAVTGCIRTSLPVGRLSSTGKHQQNCACTAAAAPDVNMLNGGVDRPRHGGPEADIAYCKQTGVFSSPVLGHRLGLCDVDGEEVKIANGGLHIVSTTRATCDRPESDYSPENIHFDLGARQENCSGSLASQCPWQDAPAAAELPHSLAPSEDSPTPGSSAKLPSPCPSPSSNLSGDSPLSEPITRDEEEGFSDLSLPVRPHSLRTTPNLAVSLSCDATPLSPDEEGGFYFGDEGYEEDLRSVLDAGRRQSAPDKLPDLTGQTDSSDSKLMPKRFGIADFFTRSLFSRKSKEPKAPSHNATGWRLFGKTAAREDDAAKDPSSSSSSTQQEENVTEDGGVSSGPQRPLAAGRRKNLEFEPLSTTALILEDRPSNLPAKSLEETQRHKMEYEEMVAGAKRRELKEAQKKKRQMKERHRQEDSISNAMVIWNTEILPHWDSMKGTRRVRELWWQGLPPSVRGRVWSLAIGNELNITPELYEIFLSRAKEKWRSYSETSSVNDSESDGGASLADRESSLDLIKLDISRTFPSLFIFQKGGPYHDLLHSVLGAYTCYRPDIGYVQGMSFIAAVLILNLEEAEAFITFANLLNKPCQMAFFRVDHELMLKYFAVFEVFFEENLPRLFSHFQTNNLTPDLYLIDWIFTLYSKSLPLDVACRVWDVFCRDGEESLFRTGLGILRLYEDVLLQMDFIHIAQFLTRLPEDLQSHTLFNAMANTHMVSRNRRWAQVFSALKDGNKETDKNTSPALRS; from the exons ATGGAGACGACGGGGGAGAACGGAGGGTCGTTTGCCGTCGACTTAAACGagaacgaagaagaagaaggaggaggaggaggaggaagaggagctggTCACACATCTTACACCGCACTTAAAGACCGCGGCAGAGCGCTGCTGGCCGGTGTCAGCGGGGGTCAGGAGGCGGGGAAGGGTCGTGTTTACGTGAGCGGTAATGTTAACGGGAGGAATGTAAACAGAGACGGCCCGGTACAACAGAGAGAGATCGTGTTGGATCTGGTGTCGGCGGAGAAGTTCCTCCCCGCACGGTTGGCTGACAGCGGCGAGCATCGCGGCCTGAACGGATTCACTGAGGCACTCGGTGAGGAGCAGCCGGGGATGGTCGGCCAGGAGGAGccggaggagccggggatcgtCGGCCgggaggagccggggatcgtCGTGGATCCGGTTATCAGGGAGAGCGAAGGGGAAACCCCGGGAGAAGAGGCGACGGACGGTGGCGCAGTTACCGGCTGTATCCGTACTTCTCTCCCCGTTGGCCGGCTATCCAGCACGGGAAAACACCAGCAAAACTGCGCTTGCACCGCAGCCGCGGCTCCAGACGTAAACATGCTCAACGGGGGTGTTGACAGGCCGCGGCACGGAGGTCCCGAAGCGGATATCGcttactgtaaacagactggGGTGTTTTCTAGCCCCGTGCTGGGCCACAGACTCGGTTTATGCGACGTGGACGGCGAGGAAGTGAAAATAGCCAACGGTGGTTTACACATTGTCAGCACCACCAGAGCAACATGTGACCGGCCTGAGTCGGACTATTCCCCCGAAAACATTCATTTCGACCTGGGGGCAAGGCAAGAAAACTGTAGCGGGAGTTTGGCCTCTCAGTGCCCGTGGCAGGATGCGCCTGCTGCGGCAGAGCTCCCTCACTCCCTCGCCCCCTCCGAGGACTCCCCCACCCCGGGATCAAGTGCCAAACTCCCCTCTCCCTGCCCGTCTCCCTCCTCCAACCTGAGCGGTGACAGCCCGCTCTCTGAGCCCATTACcagggatgaggaggagggtTTCAGTGACCTCAGTTTACCGGTTAGGCCGCACAGTTTGAGGACTACCCCCAACCTCGCCGTGTCCCTCAGCTGTGATGCCACCCCGCTGTCCCCCGACGAGGAGGGGGGATTTTATTTTGGAGACGAGGGGTACGAGGAGGACCTTCGGAGCGTTTTGGACGCGGGTCGCAGGCAGAGCGCCCCGGACAAACTGCCAGACCTGACCGGGCAGACAGACAGCTCGGACTCCAAGCTGATGCCAAAGAGGTTCGGCATCGCAGATTTCTTCACCAG GAGCCTGTTTTCTAGGAAATCCAAAGAGCCAAAGGCGCCGTCCCATAATGCAACGGGGTGGCGACTGTTCGGCAAGACAGCAGCCAGAGAGGACGATGCGGCGAAAGacccctcctcatcctcctcgtcCACGCAGCAG GAGGAGAACGTGACGGAGGACGGAGGTGTGTCCTCGGGTCCTCAGCGCCCCCTGGCtgcagggaggaggaagaacCTGGAGTTTGAGCCTCTTTCCACCACCGCTCTTATTCTGGAGGACCGGCCATC gAACCTTCCCGCCAAATCTCTGGAGGAAACTCAGAGACACAAAATGGAGTACGAGGAGATGGTGGCTGGAGCCAAGAGgagag AGCTGAAAGAAGCCCAGAAGAAGAAGCGTCAGATGAAGGAGCgacacagacaggaggacagcaTCTCCAACGCCATGGTGATCTGGAACACCGAGATCCTGCCGCACTGGGACTCCAT gaaggGAACGAGGAGGGTCAGGGAGCTCTGGTGGCAGGGACTTCCTCCCAGTGTCAGAGGAAGAGTGTGGAGCCTCGCCATCGGCAACGAGCTCAACATCACACCAg AGCTGTACGAGATCTTCCTGTCCAGAGCCAAAGAGAAGTGGAGGAGCTACAGTGAAACCAGCTCAGTCAACGACAGCGAGAGCG ATGGAGGAGCGTCTCTGGCTGACAGAGAATCCAGTCTGGACCTCATCAAACTGGACATTTCCAGAACCTTCCCCTCTCTGTTCATCTTCcaaaag GGCGGTCCCTACCACGACCTCCTCCACAGTGTACTGGGAGCTTACACCTGTTACAGACCTGACATTGGATAT GTCCAGGGCATGTCCTTCATCGCTGCTGTGCTCATCCTCAACCTGGAGGAGGCCGAAGCCTTCATCACCTTCGCCAACCTGCTCAATAAACCCTGTCAGATGGCGTTCTTCAGAGTGGACCATGaactg atgTTGAAGTATTTTGCAGTCTTTGAGGTCTTCTTCGAGGAGAATCTGCCTCGTCTCTTCAGCCACTTCCAGACCAACAacctgacccctgacctctaTCTGATCGACTG GATCTTCACGCTCTACAGTAAGTCCCTCCCTCTGGACGTGGCGTGTCGGGTGTGGGACGTCTTCTGTCGGGACGGGGAGGAGAGTTTGTTTCGGACGGGGCTGGGTATCCTGCGTCTGTACGAGGACGTCCTGCTCCAGATGGACTTCATCCACATCGCTCAGTTCCTCACCCGCCTGCCGGAAGacctgcagtcacacacactcttcaacGCCATGGCCAACACGCACATGGTCAGCAGGAACCGCCGCTGGGCTCAG